A single window of Leclercia adecarboxylata DNA harbors:
- the npr gene encoding PTS phosphocarrier protein NPr, whose protein sequence is MTVKQTVEITNKLGMHARPAMKLFELMQGFDAEVLLRNDEGTEAEANSVIALLMLDSAKGRQIEIEATGPQEVEALAAVIALFNAGFDED, encoded by the coding sequence CGTAAAGCAGACCGTTGAGATCACCAATAAGCTGGGCATGCATGCACGCCCGGCGATGAAGTTATTTGAACTGATGCAGGGGTTTGACGCGGAAGTTCTGCTGCGTAATGACGAAGGCACCGAAGCCGAAGCCAACAGCGTGATTGCGCTGCTGATGCTGGACTCCGCCAAGGGCCGCCAGATCGAAATCGAAGCCACCGGCCCGCAGGAAGTCGAGGCGCTGGCGGCGGTGATTGCGCTGTTTAACGCCGGATTTGATGAGGATTAA
- the mtgA gene encoding monofunctional biosynthetic peptidoglycan transglycosylase produces MRLKRPRSGWVRRIVIRVLLVMAVFWGGGIALFSFVPVPFSAVMIERQLGSWLRGDFSYVAHSDWVSMDEISPWMGLAVIAAEDQKFPDHWGFDVGAIEKALAHNERNESRIRGASTLSQQTAKNLFLWDGRSWMRKGFEAGLTLGIETVWSKKRILTVYLNIAEFGEGVFGVEAAAQRYFHKPASRLSASEAALLAAVLPNPIRFKASAPSGYVRSRQAWILRQMRQLGGEGFMQANKLH; encoded by the coding sequence ATGAGATTGAAGCGTCCCCGATCCGGCTGGGTAAGACGGATCGTCATTCGCGTTTTGCTGGTGATGGCGGTCTTCTGGGGGGGCGGCATCGCCCTGTTTAGCTTTGTGCCGGTGCCGTTTTCGGCGGTGATGATTGAACGTCAGCTGGGAAGCTGGCTGAGAGGGGATTTCAGCTATGTTGCCCATTCTGACTGGGTGAGTATGGATGAGATCTCGCCGTGGATGGGGCTGGCCGTTATTGCCGCCGAAGATCAAAAATTCCCGGACCACTGGGGGTTTGACGTGGGGGCGATAGAGAAGGCGTTAGCGCATAACGAGCGTAATGAGAGCCGTATTCGCGGCGCATCGACGCTTTCTCAGCAAACGGCGAAAAACCTGTTTTTGTGGGATGGACGCAGCTGGATGAGAAAGGGATTTGAAGCCGGGCTGACGCTGGGGATCGAAACGGTGTGGAGTAAGAAACGCATCCTGACGGTGTACCTGAATATCGCGGAGTTTGGCGAGGGCGTCTTTGGTGTTGAAGCCGCCGCCCAGCGTTATTTCCACAAACCTGCCAGCCGCCTGTCGGCATCTGAAGCCGCGCTGCTGGCCGCCGTGTTACCGAACCCAATCCGCTTTAAGGCCAGCGCACCCTCAGGCTATGTGCGCAGCCGTCAGGCGTGGATCCTGCGCCAGATGCGTCAGCTGGGTGGGGAAGGGTTTATGCAGGCAAATAAGCTGCATTAA
- the elbB gene encoding isoprenoid biosynthesis glyoxalase ElbB, whose protein sequence is MKKVGVVLSGCGVYDGSEIHEAVLTLLALARNGAEAVCFAPDKAQSDVINHLTGEPLAESRNVLTEAARIARGQIRPLSEARAAELDALIVPGGFGAAKNLSDFAHQGSACRVENDLKALALEMHEAGKPLGFICIAPAMLPAIFDIPLRLTIGTDIDTAEAIEDMGGEHITCPVDDIVVDEENRIVTTPAYMLAQNIAEAATGIEKLVARVLVLAA, encoded by the coding sequence ATGAAAAAGGTTGGTGTAGTACTGAGCGGTTGCGGTGTTTACGATGGTTCTGAAATTCATGAGGCGGTTCTGACGCTGCTGGCGCTGGCGCGTAACGGCGCAGAAGCGGTCTGTTTTGCCCCCGACAAAGCCCAGTCCGATGTTATTAATCACCTGACCGGCGAACCGCTGGCGGAAAGCCGAAATGTTCTGACTGAAGCGGCGCGGATCGCGCGCGGGCAGATCCGCCCGCTCAGTGAGGCGCGTGCCGCGGAGCTGGATGCGCTAATTGTCCCGGGCGGTTTTGGCGCCGCAAAGAACCTCAGCGATTTTGCCCACCAGGGCAGCGCCTGCCGGGTGGAGAACGATTTAAAAGCTCTGGCGCTGGAGATGCATGAGGCCGGGAAACCGCTGGGCTTTATCTGTATTGCTCCCGCGATGCTGCCGGCTATCTTCGATATCCCGCTGCGTCTGACCATCGGCACCGACATCGATACCGCCGAGGCGATTGAGGATATGGGCGGTGAGCATATCACTTGTCCGGTGGACGACATCGTGGTTGATGAAGAGAACAGGATTGTGACCACCCCTGCGTACATGCTGGCGCAAAATATTGCGGAAGCCGCGACGGGCATTGAGAAGCTCGTCGCTCGCGTACTGGTGCTGGCGGCATGA
- the arcB gene encoding aerobic respiration two-component sensor histidine kinase ArcB, translating to MKQIRLLAQYYVDLMMKLGLVRFSLLLALALVVLAIVVQMAITMVLHGQVESIDLIRSIFFGLLITPWAVYFLSVVVEQLEESRQRLTRLVEKLEEMRERDLKLNVQLKDNIAQLNQEISDRVKAEAERQTTLEQLKIEMKEREQTQIQLEQQSSFLRSFLDASPDLVFYRNEDKEFSGCNRAMELLTGKSEKQLVSLRPQDVYSPEAAAKVIETDEKVFRHNVSLTYEQWLDYPDGRKACFEIRKVPYYDRVGKRHGLMGFGRDITERKRYQDALERASRDKTTFISTISHELRTPLNGIVGLSRILLDTELTTEQEKYLKTIHVSAVTLGNIFNDIIDMDKMERRKVQLDNQPVDFTSFLADLENLSGLQAQQKGLRFVMEPTLPLPHKVVTDGTRLRQILWNLISNAVKFTQNGQVAVRVRYGEGEMLHFEVEDSGIGIPQEEQDKIFAMYYQVKDSQGGKPATGTGIGLAVSRRLAKSMGGDITVASNPGHGSLFKLSVHAPAVAEEVEDTFAHDDMPLPALHVLLVEDIELNVIVARSVLEKLGSSVDVAMTGKAALEMFTPGEYDLVLLDIQLPDMTGLDISRELTSRYASDELPPLVALTANVLKDKKEYLDAGMDDVLSKPLAVPALTAMIKKFWDTCDEEESTMTTVDTGKAQSLLDIEMLEQYIELVGPKLITDGIAIFEKMMPGYLNVLESNLTARDQKGIVEEGHKIKGAAGSIGLRHLQQLGKQIQSPDLPAWEDNVGEWVEEMKQEWQNDVAVLKAWVESRKK from the coding sequence ATGAAGCAAATTCGGTTACTGGCGCAATACTATGTCGATCTGATGATGAAGCTTGGCCTGGTCCGCTTCTCCCTGTTGCTGGCGCTGGCGCTGGTGGTGCTGGCGATTGTGGTGCAGATGGCCATTACCATGGTCCTGCACGGCCAGGTTGAGAGCATAGACCTCATCCGGTCTATTTTCTTCGGCCTGCTGATCACCCCCTGGGCGGTCTATTTCCTCTCGGTGGTGGTTGAACAGCTGGAAGAGTCCCGCCAGCGGCTGACCCGGCTGGTGGAAAAGCTGGAGGAGATGCGCGAGCGCGATTTGAAGCTCAACGTGCAGCTGAAAGATAACATTGCCCAACTGAACCAGGAGATCTCAGACCGCGTAAAAGCGGAGGCCGAGCGCCAGACCACGCTGGAACAGCTGAAAATCGAAATGAAAGAGCGCGAGCAGACGCAGATCCAGCTTGAGCAGCAATCCTCATTCCTGCGCTCGTTCCTCGATGCCTCCCCGGATCTGGTCTTCTACCGTAATGAAGACAAAGAGTTCTCAGGCTGTAACCGGGCGATGGAGCTCCTGACCGGTAAAAGCGAAAAGCAGCTCGTCAGCCTGCGTCCGCAGGACGTCTACTCACCCGAGGCGGCCGCCAAAGTTATCGAAACCGATGAGAAGGTATTCCGTCATAACGTCTCCCTGACCTACGAACAGTGGCTCGACTACCCGGACGGGCGTAAAGCCTGTTTTGAAATCCGTAAAGTGCCTTATTACGACCGCGTCGGGAAACGCCACGGGCTGATGGGCTTCGGGCGAGACATTACCGAGCGTAAGCGCTATCAGGATGCTCTGGAGCGCGCCAGCCGCGATAAGACCACCTTTATCTCCACCATCAGCCATGAGCTGCGTACCCCGCTCAACGGCATCGTTGGCTTAAGCCGCATTCTGCTCGATACCGAACTGACGACCGAGCAGGAGAAATATCTGAAAACAATCCACGTTTCAGCGGTCACGCTCGGTAATATCTTCAACGATATTATCGACATGGATAAAATGGAGCGACGCAAAGTCCAGCTGGATAACCAGCCGGTGGACTTCACCAGCTTCCTTGCCGATCTGGAAAACCTCTCCGGCCTGCAGGCGCAGCAGAAAGGGCTACGCTTTGTGATGGAGCCAACTCTGCCGCTGCCGCACAAGGTGGTGACTGACGGCACCCGCCTGCGTCAGATCCTGTGGAACTTGATCAGCAACGCGGTCAAGTTTACCCAGAACGGACAGGTTGCGGTTCGCGTGCGTTACGGCGAGGGCGAGATGCTGCACTTCGAGGTGGAGGATTCCGGTATCGGTATTCCGCAGGAGGAGCAGGACAAGATCTTCGCCATGTATTATCAGGTTAAAGACAGCCAGGGCGGCAAGCCAGCCACCGGCACCGGCATTGGCCTGGCGGTATCACGCCGGCTGGCGAAGAGCATGGGGGGCGACATTACCGTAGCCAGTAATCCTGGGCACGGCTCCCTGTTTAAACTCAGCGTTCACGCCCCGGCCGTGGCGGAAGAGGTCGAGGATACCTTTGCTCACGACGATATGCCGCTGCCTGCCCTGCACGTGCTGCTGGTGGAAGACATTGAACTGAACGTGATTGTTGCGCGTTCGGTGCTGGAGAAACTCGGCAGCAGCGTGGACGTCGCCATGACCGGTAAAGCCGCGCTGGAGATGTTCACCCCGGGAGAATACGACCTGGTGCTGCTGGATATTCAGCTCCCGGACATGACCGGGCTGGACATCTCCCGTGAACTGACCAGCCGCTACGCCAGCGACGAGCTGCCGCCGCTGGTGGCGCTCACCGCCAACGTGCTGAAAGACAAAAAAGAGTATCTCGATGCCGGTATGGACGACGTACTGAGTAAACCGCTGGCGGTACCGGCCTTAACCGCCATGATTAAGAAGTTCTGGGACACCTGTGACGAAGAGGAGAGCACCATGACGACGGTAGATACGGGAAAAGCGCAGTCTTTGCTGGATATCGAAATGCTGGAGCAGTACATCGAGCTGGTGGGTCCGAAGTTGATCACGGACGGTATAGCCATATTCGAAAAGATGATGCCGGGTTATCTGAACGTGCTGGAGTCTAATCTGACGGCGCGGGATCAGAAAGGCATCGTTGAAGAGGGTCATAAGATCAAAGGTGCCGCCGGATCTATCGGATTGCGCCATCTACAACAGTTAGGTAAGCAGATCCAGTCCCCGGATTTACCGGCGTGGGAAGATAACGTGGGTGAATGGGTTGAAGAGATGAAGCAGGAGTGGCAAAACGATGTGGCCGTTCTGAAAGCCTGGGTGGAGAGCAGAAAAAAATGA
- the lptG gene encoding LPS export ABC transporter permease LptG, which translates to MQAFGVLDRYIGKTIFTTIMMTLFMLVSLSAIIKFVDQLKKAGQGSYDALGAGMYTLLSIPKDVQIFFPMAALLGALLGLGMLAQRSELVVMQASGFTRMQVALSVMKTAIPLVLLTMAMGEWVAPQGEQMARNYRAQMMYGGSLLSTQQGLWAKDGNNFVYIERVTGDNTLGGVSIYSFNDQRRLQAVRYATSATFDTDKKVWRLSQVDESNLQDPKQITGSQTVTGTWKTNLTPDKLGVVALDPDALSISGLHNYVKYLKSSGQDAGRYQLNMWSKIFQPLSVAVMMLMALSFIFGPLRSVPMGVRVVTGISFGFVFYVLDQIFGPLTLVYGIPPIIGALLPSASFFLISLWMLLKRS; encoded by the coding sequence ATGCAGGCGTTTGGCGTTCTTGACCGCTATATCGGTAAAACCATTTTTACCACCATCATGATGACGTTATTCATGCTGGTGTCTCTCTCCGCCATCATCAAGTTTGTCGACCAGCTGAAAAAGGCCGGGCAGGGGAGCTATGATGCGTTGGGGGCGGGTATGTATACCCTGCTCAGCATTCCGAAAGATGTGCAAATCTTCTTCCCGATGGCGGCGCTGTTAGGCGCCCTGCTGGGGCTGGGGATGCTGGCGCAGCGCAGTGAGCTAGTGGTAATGCAGGCGTCGGGCTTTACCCGTATGCAGGTTGCGCTGTCAGTGATGAAAACCGCAATCCCGCTGGTATTGCTGACGATGGCGATGGGCGAGTGGGTTGCACCGCAGGGCGAGCAGATGGCGCGTAACTATCGCGCACAGATGATGTATGGCGGCTCGCTGCTCTCTACCCAGCAGGGGCTGTGGGCGAAAGACGGCAATAACTTTGTCTATATCGAACGTGTTACCGGCGATAACACGCTCGGCGGCGTGAGCATCTACAGCTTTAACGATCAGCGCCGTTTGCAGGCGGTTCGTTATGCCACGTCGGCCACCTTCGATACCGATAAAAAGGTCTGGCGTCTGTCCCAGGTGGATGAGTCAAACCTGCAGGATCCAAAGCAGATCACCGGTTCGCAAACGGTCACTGGCACCTGGAAAACCAACCTGACCCCCGACAAGCTCGGCGTAGTAGCCCTCGATCCGGATGCGCTGTCCATCAGCGGGCTGCACAACTACGTGAAGTACCTGAAGTCGAGCGGCCAGGACGCCGGACGTTACCAGCTCAATATGTGGAGCAAGATCTTCCAGCCGCTCTCCGTGGCGGTGATGATGCTGATGGCGCTGTCGTTTATCTTCGGCCCGCTGCGTAGCGTTCCCATGGGGGTACGCGTCGTCACCGGCATCAGCTTCGGCTTTGTTTTCTACGTTCTCGATCAGATCTTCGGTCCGTTGACGCTGGTTTACGGTATCCCGCCAATTATCGGCGCGCTACTGCCGAGCGCCTCCTTCTTCCTGATCAGTCTCTGGATGCTGTTGAAGCGCTCCTGA
- the lptF gene encoding LPS export ABC transporter permease LptF gives MIIIRYLVRETLKSQLAILFILLLIFFCQKLVRILGAAVDGEIPTNLVLSLLGLGVPEMAQLILPLSLFLGLLMTLGKLYTESEITVMHACGLSKAVLIKAAMVLALFTGIVAAVNVMWAGPVSSRHQDEVLAEAKANPGMAALAQGQFQQATDGNSVLFIESVDGSSFNEVFLAQIRPKGNARPSVVVADSGQLAQGKDGSQIVTLNKGTRFEGTALLRDFRITDFQNYQAIIGHQAVALDPSDTEQMSMRTLINTDTNRARAELHWRITLVFTVFMMALMVVPLSVVNPRQGRVLSMLPAMLLYLVFFLLQTSIKSNGGKGKIDPFIWTWVINGLYLLLAVILNLWDTVPMRRVRARFTRKGAV, from the coding sequence GTGATAATCATAAGATATCTGGTGCGGGAGACGCTAAAAAGCCAGCTGGCGATACTCTTCATCCTGCTTCTGATCTTTTTCTGTCAGAAACTGGTGAGGATCCTCGGCGCGGCTGTCGACGGCGAAATTCCCACAAATCTGGTGCTTTCTCTGCTCGGGTTAGGCGTGCCTGAAATGGCGCAGCTTATCCTGCCATTAAGCCTTTTCCTCGGACTGCTGATGACGCTCGGTAAACTCTATACCGAAAGCGAAATCACCGTCATGCATGCCTGTGGTTTGAGTAAAGCGGTTCTGATTAAGGCCGCCATGGTCCTGGCGCTGTTTACCGGCATCGTCGCCGCGGTGAACGTGATGTGGGCTGGTCCTGTCTCTTCCCGTCATCAGGATGAGGTGCTGGCTGAAGCGAAAGCGAACCCCGGCATGGCCGCACTGGCGCAGGGGCAGTTCCAGCAGGCTACAGATGGTAATTCCGTGCTGTTTATCGAAAGCGTGGATGGCAGCAGCTTTAACGAGGTTTTCCTCGCGCAAATCCGCCCTAAAGGCAATGCTCGTCCGTCGGTGGTGGTAGCCGACTCCGGTCAGCTCGCGCAGGGTAAAGACGGTTCGCAGATCGTGACCCTGAATAAAGGCACCCGCTTTGAGGGCACGGCGCTGCTGCGCGACTTCCGCATCACCGACTTCCAGAACTATCAGGCGATTATTGGTCATCAGGCGGTGGCGCTGGATCCCAGCGATACTGAGCAGATGAGCATGCGTACGCTGATCAATACCGATACCAATCGTGCCCGCGCGGAGCTGCACTGGCGTATTACTCTGGTATTCACCGTCTTTATGATGGCGTTGATGGTGGTGCCGCTCAGCGTGGTCAACCCACGCCAGGGCCGCGTGCTTTCCATGCTGCCCGCGATGCTGCTGTATCTGGTGTTCTTCCTGCTGCAAACCTCGATCAAATCGAATGGCGGTAAAGGAAAAATCGACCCGTTTATCTGGACCTGGGTGATTAACGGACTCTATCTGCTGTTGGCCGTCATCCTCAACCTGTGGGATACCGTGCCGATGCGCCGTGTACGAGCCCGGTTTACGCGTAAAGGAGCGGTGTAA
- the pepA gene encoding leucyl aminopeptidase, protein MEFSVKSGSPEKQRSACIVVGVFEPRRLSPIAEQLDKISDGYISALLRRGELEGKPGQTLLLHHVPNVLSERILLIGCGKERELDERQYKQVIQKTINTLNDTGSMEAVCFLTELHVKGRNTYWKVRQAVETAKETLYSFDQLKTTKSEPRRPLRKMVFNVPTRRELTSGERAIQHGLAIAAGIKAAKDLGNMPPNICNAGYLASQARQLADSYSKNVVTRVIGEQQMKELGMHSYLAVGNGSQNESLMSVIEYKGSPSEDVRPIVLVGKGLTFDSGGISIKPAEGMDEMKYDMCGAAAVYGVMRMVAELQLPINVIGVLAGCENMPGGRAYRPGDVLTTMSGQTVEVLNTDAEGRLVLCDVLTYVERFEPEAVIDVATLTGACVIALGHHITGLMSNHNPLAHELIGASEQAGDRAWRLPMADEYQEQLESNFADMANIGGRPGGAITAACFLARFTRKYNWAHLDIAGTAWRSGKAKGATGRPVALLSQFLLNRAGFNGEE, encoded by the coding sequence ATGGAGTTCAGTGTAAAAAGCGGTAGCCCGGAGAAACAGCGGAGTGCCTGCATCGTTGTCGGCGTGTTTGAACCCCGCAGACTCTCTCCGATCGCAGAGCAGCTCGATAAAATCAGTGACGGCTACATCAGCGCCCTGCTGCGCCGTGGCGAGCTGGAAGGCAAACCGGGACAGACGCTGCTGCTGCATCATGTGCCGAACGTACTGTCCGAGCGTATCCTGCTGATTGGCTGTGGCAAAGAGCGCGAGCTGGATGAGCGCCAGTACAAACAGGTTATTCAGAAAACGATTAATACGCTGAATGATACTGGCTCAATGGAGGCCGTGTGTTTCCTGACCGAACTGCACGTCAAAGGCCGCAACACCTACTGGAAAGTGCGTCAGGCGGTTGAGACAGCAAAAGAGACGCTGTACAGCTTTGATCAGCTGAAAACCACCAAAAGCGAACCCCGTCGTCCGCTGCGTAAAATGGTCTTTAACGTCCCGACCCGTCGTGAGCTGACCAGCGGCGAGCGCGCCATCCAGCATGGTCTGGCCATCGCTGCCGGGATCAAGGCTGCGAAAGACCTCGGCAATATGCCGCCAAACATCTGTAACGCGGGTTATCTCGCCTCCCAGGCGCGCCAGTTGGCAGACTCCTACAGCAAAAACGTTGTTACCCGCGTGATTGGCGAACAGCAGATGAAAGAGCTGGGTATGCACTCCTATCTGGCCGTCGGGAACGGTTCACAAAATGAATCCCTGATGTCGGTCATTGAGTATAAGGGCAGCCCGTCTGAAGATGTGCGTCCGATTGTACTGGTCGGTAAAGGCCTGACCTTCGACTCCGGCGGTATCTCTATCAAGCCTGCCGAAGGCATGGACGAGATGAAGTACGACATGTGCGGTGCGGCAGCGGTCTACGGCGTGATGCGCATGGTCGCGGAACTCCAGCTGCCCATCAACGTGATCGGCGTGCTGGCCGGCTGTGAAAACATGCCGGGTGGTCGCGCCTATCGTCCTGGCGACGTGCTCACCACCATGTCGGGGCAGACCGTGGAAGTGCTGAACACCGACGCTGAAGGCCGTCTGGTGCTTTGCGACGTACTGACCTACGTTGAGCGCTTCGAGCCAGAAGCGGTGATCGACGTAGCAACTCTGACCGGCGCCTGTGTAATTGCGCTGGGGCATCACATCACCGGTCTGATGTCGAACCACAACCCGTTGGCCCACGAGCTGATTGGCGCCTCTGAACAGGCGGGTGACCGTGCGTGGCGTCTGCCGATGGCCGATGAGTACCAGGAGCAGCTGGAGTCCAACTTTGCGGATATGGCCAACATCGGTGGGCGTCCTGGCGGGGCCATTACTGCCGCCTGCTTCCTGGCGCGCTTTACCCGCAAATACAACTGGGCCCACCTGGACATCGCCGGTACCGCATGGCGTTCCGGTAAAGCCAAAGGCGCTACCGGCCGCCCTGTTGCTCTGCTGTCGCAGTTCCTGCTGAACCGCGCCGGGTTTAACGGCGAAGAGTAA
- the holC gene encoding DNA polymerase III subunit chi, translated as MKNATFYLLDNDTQQDGLSAVEQLVCEIAAERWRGGKRVLIACEDEQQAIRLDEALWARPSESFVPHNLAGEGPRGGAPVEIAWPQKRNSSPRDILISLRTGFADFATAFTEVVDFVPHEDSLKQLARERYKAYRLAGFNLNTATWK; from the coding sequence ATGAAAAACGCAACGTTCTATCTTCTGGACAATGACACGCAACAGGATGGCTTAAGCGCCGTCGAACAGCTGGTGTGTGAGATTGCCGCAGAACGTTGGCGCGGTGGAAAACGCGTGCTCATTGCCTGCGAAGATGAACAGCAGGCCATCCGTCTGGATGAAGCCCTGTGGGCACGACCGTCAGAAAGTTTTGTTCCGCATAATCTCGCGGGGGAAGGACCGCGCGGTGGCGCGCCGGTGGAGATCGCCTGGCCGCAAAAACGCAACAGCAGCCCGCGGGATATTTTAATCAGCCTGCGTACCGGCTTTGCAGATTTTGCCACCGCTTTCACAGAAGTGGTAGACTTTGTCCCTCACGAAGATTCTTTGAAACAACTGGCGCGCGAACGCTATAAAGCGTACCGCCTGGCTGGTTTTAACCTGAATACGGCAACCTGGAAATAA